In one window of Desulfobacteraceae bacterium DNA:
- the ispF gene encoding 2-C-methyl-D-erythritol 2,4-cyclodiphosphate synthase: protein MRVGMGYDVHRLVAGRRLVLGGETIPFAKGLLGHSDADVLTHAVCDALLGAAALGDIGQHFPDSDPAYKDICSLELLDRTCRMVRQRGLAIVNLDATVFAQAPKLAPFRDAICRRLAGVLGVAVDRINLKATTTEGLGMIGAGDGIAAMCVALLHEVS from the coding sequence ATGCGGGTTGGAATGGGCTATGATGTTCACCGGCTGGTGGCCGGGCGCCGGCTGGTGCTGGGCGGGGAAACAATCCCCTTCGCAAAGGGGCTTTTGGGGCATTCCGATGCCGACGTGCTGACCCATGCGGTCTGCGACGCCCTCCTGGGGGCCGCCGCGCTGGGCGATATCGGCCAGCATTTTCCCGACAGCGACCCGGCCTACAAGGACATCTGCAGTTTGGAGCTGCTGGATCGCACCTGTCGCATGGTGAGGCAGCGCGGGCTTGCCATCGTAAACCTGGACGCGACCGTGTTTGCCCAGGCCCCCAAGCTGGCCCCCTTTCGCGACGCCATCTGCCGCCGGTTGGCCGGGGTTCTGGGCGTTGCGGTCGACCGGATCAACCTCAAGGCCACGACCACCGAGGGGCTGGGCATGATCGGCGCCGGCGACGGGATCGCCGCCATGTGCGTTGCCTTGCTGCACGAGGTGAGCTGA